The DNA region CTACGTCGAACTCTTCTTCGAAAGCCATTATTAACTCAACAGTATCTAATGAATCTGCTCCTAAATCCTCTACGAAGTTTGCCTCAGGTACTACTTGCTCAGCGTCTACTCCTAATTGCTCAACTACTATTTCTCTTATTTTATCTAACATTTTTCTTCCTCCTTAATTTTTTCTTTATATAAAACGTTATATATAATAGATTTTACTATATATTTGATAAATCTTCAAGTTTTTCTATATTTTTTACTTCAATTTCTTTATCAATTTTTTTAATAAGTCCTGCTAAAACCTTTCCAGGTCCTATTTCGTAAATAGTTGTAACCCCTTCAGATTTTAATTTATTTATAGTATCTACCCATTTTACTGGTCCAAAACTTTGTCTATATATCTCTTCTTTTACTTCAGCTACAGATGTTAAAATTTCAGCATTGGTATTAGCTACTAATTTTATATCTGTCATAGTAAAATTATATTTATTCGCTTCCTCTTTTAATCT from Candidatus Fusobacterium pullicola includes:
- the acpP gene encoding acyl carrier protein yields the protein MLDKIREIVVEQLGVDAEQVVPEANFVEDLGADSLDTVELIMAFEEEFDVEIPDTDAEKIKTVQDVIDYIESK